The Vibrio cyclitrophicus sequence TGTATTGTTGAGGCAATCAGGTAAACTGGTTGCCTCTTTTGTTTTGAATACTACTGTCTGTTGGAGACGACCTTGCAACTACAACTGATTTGCGAAGATGCTACCCAAATCGATCATTTGAATGACTTAGCGACCCGCTGGAACTTATCTCATGATGAAAGCAGCGATTTTGCTTTGGTACTGACCAGTGAGCGACTTGAGTTACGTAAAGTCGATGAGCCTAAGCTTGGCGCTATCTTTGTTGACTTAGTGGGAGGCGCTGTCGGTCACAGACGTAAGTTTGGTGGTGGTAAAGGTCAGGCAATTGCTAAGGCAGCAGGTCTAAACAAAGGCGCAACACCAACTATCTTAGATGGCACTGCAGGCTTAGGGCGCGATGCGTTTGTGTTGGCTTCTTTGGGCTGTAAGGTGCAAATGGTCGAGCGTCACCCAGTTGTGGCTGCACTGCTTGATGATGGCTTGCAGCGAGCGCAACAAGATCCAGACATCGGTGGTTGGGTAAGTGAACGTATGAAGCTGATTCACGCATCCAGTCACGATGCGTTAGATAAGCTCAGCAACGATCCTGACTTCGAACAACCTGACGTGGTGTACCTTGACCCAATGTACCCACACCCAGAGAACAAAAAGAAATCGGCTTTGGTCAAAAAAGAGATGCGCGTATTCCAATCTTTGGTTGGCGCCGATCTGGATGCTGATGGCTTGTTTGAGCCTGCGATGAAGTTGGCATCGAAGCGAGTTGTGGTTAAAAGACCGGATTACGCAGCGTGGTTAGATGAGCAAAAACCGAGCATGGCGATCGAAACCAAAAAGAACCGTTTTGACGTCTATGTGAAAGCATCAATGACTTAGTGAAAGCATCAATAACTTAGCTACACACTAAGAAAATTTCCCGTCATAAATACGATAAATTGCCATTTAACACTTGCGATAGTCGCGTTACGGATGTATATCTAACTAAGAATCATTATTATTCTTAGCTGGAGTTGTAGCATGGCTAAACGCTTTTGTAAGTTAAACCGTCGAGATATCACTGAACACTTGGGCGAAATCCACAGCTTGGTCACTGAACCTAAGTTCGTGTGTCGTTCTTGTGCGCGTTCATCGTCGGATCAAGCGAACCTATGCAAACCAACAGCCATCCCACCGATTGATTGTCAGAATAAACCCGTTGAAGAAAAAGTCGCGTGTGGTCTACTTGCCGAAACATTGCCAACTCCAGAAGTTTCTCTTATCGAGGTCATGGACAGCGCTGAGTCGACGGTACAAATCTTTGACCCTGCGGTTGTAGCAACAGCGGATAAAGTCGCGTTGAAGAAAGCCAAGCTGAAAAAGTTGATGGCGAAGGCGAGTGGTGATGAGAAAGCGGAACTCAAACAAGCGAAAAAAGCGGCTAAGAAACAAGAGAAGTACAACAAAAAGCTCGCGAAGATGATTAAGAAGCAGCAAAAGCTGTTTAAGAAAAGCCAGAAACTGGAAAGTGACCTTGAACGCATCAACCTACAACTTGATGACGTATCCTTCACTGAAACCAAGACTCAGGTAGTGAGCCATAATCACATCCACTGACGTTGATTCGAATGGTTTATTGCTACAGCGATGATTTAAAAAGAGCGACCTACGGTCGCTCTTTTGCTTTTTTGGGTTATCCTAGCTAGCTCATGCAACTCGTTCAAATCAGCTAAGCGTTGCTTGCGGATCTTGCTACGCGCTTCTTCGCCCACGTCTCATTGACGAATAGAGAGAACAAGATAACGGCGCCACCAATAGACAAGCGAACTAAATCGACGTCTCTGTTCCAAATCAGGATGTTCACCACAAGTCCCGCAGGAACCAATGCATTGTTCATTACCGCCAGTGCGC is a genomic window containing:
- a CDS encoding class I SAM-dependent methyltransferase: MQLQLICEDATQIDHLNDLATRWNLSHDESSDFALVLTSERLELRKVDEPKLGAIFVDLVGGAVGHRRKFGGGKGQAIAKAAGLNKGATPTILDGTAGLGRDAFVLASLGCKVQMVERHPVVAALLDDGLQRAQQDPDIGGWVSERMKLIHASSHDALDKLSNDPDFEQPDVVYLDPMYPHPENKKKSALVKKEMRVFQSLVGADLDADGLFEPAMKLASKRVVVKRPDYAAWLDEQKPSMAIETKKNRFDVYVKASMT